One region of Trichosurus vulpecula isolate mTriVul1 chromosome 1, mTriVul1.pri, whole genome shotgun sequence genomic DNA includes:
- the LOC118834424 gene encoding LOW QUALITY PROTEIN: centrin-2-like (The sequence of the model RefSeq protein was modified relative to this genomic sequence to represent the inferred CDS: substituted 2 bases at 2 genomic stop codons) encodes MGTKPELTEDQKQDIREVFDLFDTDETGTIDVKELKVALRALGFEAQKEEIDKMIADIEKEGTAKITFDDFVTVVTQKMAEKMPEKXLXRHLSLLNDEDPGKISFSNLKRVTRELGGNLTDEKLQEMIGAAEQDGDGNGEVNEMEFLWLMENISLY; translated from the coding sequence ATGGGAACCAAACCTGAACTCACAGAGGACCAGAAACAAGACATTCGGGAAGTATTCGATCTCTTTGATACAGATGAAACAGGGACAATAGATGTTAAGGAACTCAAGGTGGCCCTGAGAGCTCTGGGCTTCGAAGCCCAGAAAGAAGAGATCGATAAAATGATAGCTGACATTGAAAAGGAGGGGACGGCAAAAATCACTTTCGATGACTTCGTGACTGTAGTGACCCAAAAAATGGCTGAAAAGATGCCAGAGAAGTAATTATGAAGGCATTTAAGTCTCTTGAATGATGAAGATCCTGGAAAAATCTCCTTCAGCAACTTAAAACGTGTGACCAGAGAGCTAGGGGGAAACCTCACTGATGAGAAACTGCAAGAAATGATTGGCGCAGCTGAACAAGATGGGGATGgaaatggagaagtcaacgaaATGGAGTTCCTGTGGCTCATGGAAAACATCAGTCTCTACTGA